A window of Eriocheir sinensis breed Jianghai 21 chromosome 39, ASM2467909v1, whole genome shotgun sequence contains these coding sequences:
- the LOC127009043 gene encoding mucin-17-like isoform X2 yields MAASEEEAGQSDSKNDDSASHETSKQFSTIHQEIENQLCRPGVSYENRVSAVLSGWEHLAGTVEGDVGQLQPLASFLYRWSLQLILQGEWPGLAQIVKTRLGVTLQRCSRVAILQPLCRTLLPLVSDPWGHTTKTIFSDSEISDEEAVKYISNESWEVVRVRVDTMIESRCEELAYRVLKVCIRCIRLRSEGMGVPLYTDEDHNHFVDLYFVLLYKFQRKAFLDEVKALDVNEGVNLVQRLVAKQDKAKVWKHRLKIADLAIQIFLATTIVKKYNQDFWPVFLEWCGVQEAAAVADDVLVQMIHKYMQLSEASQHIYNMSSILHRKFGNRLASLVTELLIRALTMDMNSLEALKLKQTEGSQKEQQIQLEQQMASGFMDLATVFSNHKSVARECVLTAFSLHPTPERLVLLSSFVGSSPSSPTSSSSQALELPHSVKLSALYSSSPSHASFPVSQSPPPSAPHSSSVPHSSSEVSQPPCSYQSTSLPPSPAPSYIPQSLPSLPSPISHPLPSSPASCQLPTSAPSSYSISSPSPHSPSGLLYLETSDTGTEMGISAMSLQSTSTSDTQDGSPDTSQGSGVVQTTQSTTCLQSTCSNSCSAPSSQNYSQLTDLSTLGNSTVSDPVHNSLNYVSVQNSINADNMEVTSSSEVQVSQNCLQIDEVNAKSRMSPVSDQRGLSCEDQCLTDITIDTGQSHPYSSSDVDSQESQMAIENNAQNKMEDLPLSQTTDMTANDKGLDSGITKMKDDVDSMDKFYKSTENFIEQLSQEPPKKSSQSQLTNLTSEDFLCQNYDVLTQPSQVLDAEVLGMTKELCDDLAVVLSCPRWQVLSWMLDWNELSKICGQYLKDADSAKNMTKELKYLNIDYSQFQNMPSAEITEFTGIEKGYEHFIEHESDSEATDGGDYIARPKTSHSSPAPPAGSNSSDNIIKVPKRGRGRPKKLAHINKLFDSDSDFDASVRLKGSSCYLISMSESEESDIDNKSKTFLKMDPEPSGIVEGKRVTAVSNQDRSKRIRIDAGTGKVRKDRSLLNSLRLFRHEKYGGNPDPVYDDSEFDGLQRSAENFAPPLSSLNLNPRVVLTERDKTAVDQQLQRSMRTATAGERVGPARTAPSSQSRESWRYAGSFVAPNPTSAVRPATSVPLSRSPSVQCYVRRKDGKVLFAPFNRSILSGSRPPNPSGNNNYLKLLSRPTSGYDDSYAKFLLQQNPNLQGKSTGDTLPRKNMTLDASLDYLKKQGTTVTYKSRKAGSALALANAQKTVLNRIMSPENAISAISSRTAIAMPVSNNPPNLPPSDKTNPANLSRVLPKGTTVVRKPKADGAGPSGLSNNSGSGSSSGTRTVVTRPGNFPTVVSRPTSTVSSAVRTGNTVMAVRTSASTIRTTYSRGVVVTGSLGAQESAANRSTTPPSTVSSPSTTGGTTSGTGSSSSSATPTPLVSATVVGSVPTSVPNSRSSPMGTQSGNSAKQQQQQQLLLQQSWDVVQNDNVSGVEVNTTITQMSSSTRGATTCTTTVASPPGDTRAASMLETLLRDRPVPPSPLHTQSTTAITTITAALPSTITSIVGSSSVPLAVSGESQVTNAVVGTLTSTGSTSGNVVIASGSNANSGVIMASGVVGTPTAGNVVVASSGLVGSSGVTVNNSVGEGSSGAVQQVLLPGQIVQVHTSDGTTGIGIVQSSSLDLRLPAGTRVIKSCGGTIRTTAGQQQQVTGVINQTGSRQVNVLHNVKILQNVQNRQIVRTVVVPHPVALQGLNTQTGHLKPQVVSLSQGTSTPTTTAGESGVIQPQVPATTVRAKIPPSTIVQKVLGRSGGLVIRTLRPQTSTQASGDSATFEEGLGAKLQQQQAVDGDKITGTTTTTNVTVARLPQDEGLGERLSHYLKTALVSSTSTQSVGTQTLTTAVKPSAGQLVNQVAMNHLRSGGSAALSLAGSIPGISGTPNTISTSPTPPQQANIPSLPLTPTNAVSSETLEQLREFESVFEKVSNKSGKEGTDGEASVDSYTSTPMSSEESMIAAQLLSMANDNPAVTTSSSYVYSVPTTVYDASGTRLTEGTYITIPSTTQAGTLILVNHSGTGTGLVTVASGVQSQQPPPAASPALSSTSSHSSIASSPSSTSSKSKKPPPKSKTVPPTTPPVVAKPKTPPPPKAPAPKPTVAKPQVEESDETKARIQAILEKYKQDLANTPQPQPAPRNRKNCPPPKNEGKTSTKKKSPVKKVEGGAGNSPAVSEGSIVGCPSPSPSPGPANDNSIGPSSSASSGQPVQYSSQVVVSQGNSNSGNHSAPDEKIKTEGSPEVVATTPQILQGVMVSNVKVEGSNLSSNSTNLAQGIAGGRFVQLIRHCGKVTTITTRQPMNKAKTASQGGPPPNVTIQGRISMNDLMESHIASLLTGGSSALTQSPSVVSKIVQQQQLAGHQAVQQVVVQTSGGQQVLQQVAVQQLPTSSVKQQQQQKPQPKSSVIQQLCIANSEELSGASSQLRQAAVSVGSLPATPPSNIVTTANTNVINTPAVSKGSTNSNPSPSTSTSSIPSPSQTPTGANSNVIHNSTGTISGTVKLPLSSIPSSPLTPQTNAGTSPPTPQPVSASPHAPSPATEPSPTPSSFQMGEESNSSEQSVGDGLACPLPPFLTLKSFIMRSPQQPSPQTQQLQQQKIQQEQKISDKCFSGTGVQQASNSTGPVQESSTSTPSIILNKPPQRGNQSHVQLQISQPLRKPTTVIRSSGGTAGRRLVIGASDPNGRTVGHGTTASPLLVSGAGEVGIASSPLSGSSHEGSPASSHSRIRLATRPQDMRSNSIDSLKSDQSVEEVQIPPSPATLTKQIQSAYMTEAALSPSVSQSQHSGSSYSSPSTTHDLPFTEAPPTSDDSYGGGLTQPGHSSVPPAPGLSVTGVSPEGDTQMGALTSPSGDVYLHHSGTGLGLEGLEAGTLPLVSGMEVRTHSPALSDLVSSGPLLTWSPRSADSMMAQSPSLNDALTANIPLDVNHSEDSLCDSSTGFPGLFSIEGDGVSVSSSTSEDIGNTTAGVSSNQQHTLQQDLESQEQVEVTIDLHPRESEQDHTITSTRSPTQLELPIATLRGITTHGIQSSGSIIISQGVQETPWRFDNTIVTQAKSVIKSEPSNEHHNDKRATDHEEIAGPSNNIQSKLSDGSPVSYQKSKQKRGNSVEVKEQEVEDVRILAEVVAMKDLEKGNKSNIQSKTDGKVDTDTKKSQEGSSRKRGQRSTYLPDKRKLNVISENEVKTEEIPTKNGHEDDDVLPNIKIGNSSCGVGRNKRRSSQRAVAASSNVVSPASVCRTRTKPVKTESNIKQEQGPGLLDTEIKDEKVIKLAKVIKENSDGGVGRTRGGRRRTEMDSIGEVKHLESHDEQKVSGESQREIKQGDDNIDIKFSEGECGEEVRRGGRGARAGKRGDGCALGEEEVQNHIDDESAVPRGNRGRHISGTSDTSSNYSLECAVTPALQDNIPSISGGRRRRRHSRESSASSRDGSPLTIHSHDFPPGGVNTRRSSSRDHAKKKKCSCCVGGEQKKSSSGSGRRVSTRAARGSNSGSLQ; encoded by the exons GTTAAAGCGCTGGATGTGAATGAAGGAGTCAACCTGGTACAGCGGCTGGTGGCCAAGCAAGACAAGGCCAAAGTGTGGAAGCATCGACTAAAGATTGCTGACCTTGCTATTCAGATATTCTTAGCCACTACAATAGTGAAGAAGTACAACCAAGACTTTTG GCCTGTGTTTTTGGAGTGGTGTGGTGTCCAAGAAGCTGCTGCAGTTGCTGATGATGTGCTAGTTCAAATGATCCATAAGTATATGCAGCTGTCTGAGGCTTCCCAGCACATATACAATATGAGTTCCATTTTGCACAGAAAG tttggGAATCGGTTGGCTTCACTAGTCACTGAACTCTTAATACGTGCTCTCACAATGGACATGAACAGCTTGGAAGCCCTGAAATTGAAACAGACCGAAGGATCTCAAAAAGAACAGCAAATCCAACTAGAACAACAGATGGCTTCTGGATTCATGGATCTGGCTACAGTGTTTAGCAATCATAAAAGTGTAGCAAGGGAATGTGTCCTCACAGCATTTAGTCTTCACCCAACTCCTGAACGTCTAGTCTTGCTCAGCAGCTTTGTGGGCAGCTCTCCTAGCTCTCCCACATCAAGTTCTTCTCAAGCCCTTGAATTACCACACTCTGTAAAACTTTCTGCATTGtactcatcctctccctcacatGCTTCATTTCCTGTCAGTCAGTCCCCTCCACCTTCTGCTCCTCATTCTTCATCTGTCCCACATTCTTCATCTGAGGTGTCTCAGCCACCCTGTTCTTATCAGTCAACATCTTTGCCACCAAGTCCTGCACCTTCCTATATCCCCCAGtcattgccttcccttccttccccaataTCCCATCCACTACCGTCCTCCCCAGCATCATGTCAACTTCCTACTTCTGCACCCTCATCTTACAGCATTTCCTCTCCAAGTCCACACTCTCCATCTGGTCTTTTGTATCTTGAAACCTCAGATACTGGAACAGAGATGGGAATATCTGCCATGAGCCTGCAGTCCACTTCTACTTCCGACACACAAGATGGCTCACCAGACACATCACAGGGCAGTGGTGTTGTACAAACTACACAGTCCACCACCTGCCTTCAATCCACATGCAGTAACTCTTGTTCTGCACCATCCTCTCAAAATTACTCTCAACTTACTGATTTGTCCACATTGGGAAATTCCACTGTCAGTGACCCAGTCCACAATAGTCTTAATTATGTCAGTGTTCAAAATAGTATTAATGCTGATAACATGGAAGTGACGAGTTCCAGTGAAGTACAAGTGAGTCAGAATTGTTTACAAATTGATGAAGTTAATGCTAAAAGCAGAATGTCTCCAGTAAGTGACCAGAGAGGTTTATCATGTGAAGACCAATGTCTGACAGACATCACGATAGATACAGGACAATCTCATCCATATAGTTCATCTGATGTGGATTCCCAGGAATCTCAGATGGCTATTGAAAATAATGCTCAAAATAAGATGGAAGATCTCCCATTGTCACAAACCACAGATATGACTGCTAATGATAAGGGGTTGGATAGTGGAATAACCAAAATGAAGGATGATGTGGATTCTATGGACAAGTTCTACAAAAGCACTGAAAATTTTATTGAACAATTGAGTCAAGAGCCACCCAAAAAATCTTCCCAGTCTCAATTGACAAATCTCACATCAGAAGATTTTCTGTGTCAGAACTATGATGTATTAACTCAGCCCAGTCAAGTACTTGATGCAGAAGTACTGGGCATGACAAAAGAACTGTGCGATGACCTAGCAGTGGTGCTCAGCTGTCCTCGATGGCAAGTGTTGTCATGGATGCTTGACTGGAATGAGCTTTCAAAAATTTGTGGACAGTATCTCAAAGATGCCGATAGTGCGAAGAACATGACTAAGGAACTCAAGTATCTCAACATTGATTACAGTCAATTTCAGAACATGCCCTCTGCAGAAATCACAGAATTCACTGGTATAGAAAAGGGATATGAGCACTTTATTGAACATGAATCTGACAGTGAAGCCACAGATGGGGGGGATTACATTGCTCGCCCTAAAACAAGTCACAGCTCTCCAGCTCCACCTGCTGGATCAAACAGTTCTGATAATATAATAAAGGTAccaaaaaggggaagaggacgaCCAAAGAAATTGGCACACATCAACAAGCTTTTTGACTCGGACTCTGATTTTGATGCTAGTGTCCGGTTGAAGGGATCTTCATGTTACTTGATTTCAATGTCAGAGTCTGAAGAGTCTGACATAGACAATAAAAGTAAGACCTTCTTGAAAATGGATCCTGAACCTAGTGGTATTGTAGAAGGCAAGAGAGTGACAGCTGTAAGTAATCAAGACAGAAGTAAGCGCATACGCATTGATGCAGGTACAGGCAAAGTTCGGAAGGACAGGAGCTTACTGAACAGTTTGCGACTTTTCAGACACGAGAAATATGGAGGTAATCCAGACCCTGTTTATGATGACTCAGAGTTTGATGGGTTACAACGCTCTGCAGAAAACTTTGCCCCTCCTCTCAGTTCTTTGAATCTTAATCCTCGTGTTGTGCTAACAGAACGGGACAAGACAGCTGTCGACCAGCAGCTTCAAAGGTCTATGAGAACAGCAACGGCAGGGGAAAGAGTTGGTCCTGCAAGGACAGCTCCATCTAGTCAGTCACGTGAATCCTGGAGATATGCAGGATCCTTTGTGGCACCCAATCCCACCAGTGCTGTTCGTCCAGCCACCTCAGTCCCACTCTCACGCTCACCATCTGTCCAATGTTATGTACGTCGCAAAGATGGCAAGGTGCTTTTTGCTCCTTTCAATAGATCAATTTTGAGTGGCAGTCGCCCACCTAACCCAAGTGGAAATAATAACTATTTAAAGTTGTTGAGCAGGCCAACATCTGGTTATGATGATTCTTACGCTAAATTTTTGCTTCAACAAAATCCCAATCTTCAAGGGAAAAGTACTGGTGACACCTTACCCAGAAAAAACATGACACTTGATGCCAGCCTTGATTATCTTAAAAAACAAGGTACAACAGTGACTTATAAATCTAGAAAGGCAGGATCAGCCTTAGCCCTTGCAAATGCTCAGAAAACTGTATTGAACAGAATCATGTCTCCAGAAAATGCCATATCTGCCATAAGTAGCCGAACTGCTATAGCAATGCCTGTCAGTAATAATCCCCCTAACTTACCTCCATCAGACAAGACAAACCCTGCCAATTTGAGTCGGGTTTTACCTAAGGGTACAACAGTTGTCAGGAAGCCTAAAGCCGATGGAGCAGGGCCTAGTGGGCTCAGTAATAACAGCGGGTCAGGGAGCAGCTCAGGTACACGAACTGTGGTCACCCGACCAGGAAACTTTCCAACTGTGGTTTCCCGTCCCACTTCTACAGTTTCTTCTGCTGTACGCACAGGAAACACTGTCATGGCTGTCAGAACAAGTGCATCCACCATCCGCACAACTTACTCACGTGGTGTGGTGGTGACTGGCAGCCTAGGAGCACAGGAGTCGGCAGCCAACAGAAGTACAACGCCTCCTTCAACCGTTAGTTCCCCATCAACAACTGGAGGCACCACTTCTGGCACAGGATCATCATCATCCTCGGCAACGCCGACCCCTTTAGTCTCAGCCACGGTGGTAGGTAGTGTCCCCACGTCTGTTCCAAACAGTCGTAGTTCCCCGATGGGGACACAAAGTGGAAATAGTgctaagcagcagcagcagcagcagctgctgCTGCAGCAGTCCTGGGATGTTGTTCAAAATGATAATGTAAGTGGTGTTGAggtcaacaccaccattacccaAATGAGCAGCAGCACCAGGGGAGCCACCACTTGCACCACCACCGTGGCTAGCCCACCGGGGGACACCAGGGCAGCTAGCATGTTAGAGACATTACTGAGAGACCGACCTGTCCCTCCCAGCCCTCTTCACACCCAgtccaccacagccatcaccactaTTACTGCAGCTCTTCCCAGCACCATAACATCTATAGTAGGCAGCAGCAGCGTCCCACTAGCAGTGTCTGGGGAGAGCCAAGTAACAAATGCTGTGGTAGGTACTTTGACCAGTACAGGCAGCACCAGTGGCAATGTGGTTATTGCAAGCGGCTCAAATGCCAACAGTGGTGTGATTATGGCAAGTGGTGTAGTTGGAACACCCACAGCAGGCAATGTTGTTGTTGCTAGCAGTGGACTTGTTGGTAGTAGCGGTGTCACTGTGAACAATAGTGTTGGTGAGGGAAGCTCAGGAGCAGTGCAGCAGGTGCTTTTACCTGGCCAGATCGTCCAAGTTCACACTAGTGATGGCACAACAGGCATTGGAATTGTGCAGTCATCCTCACTAGATTTAAGATTACCAGCTGGTACAAGAGTAATAAAATCTTGTGGTGGAACAATACGAACCACAGCTGGCCAGCAGCAGCAAGTAACGGGAGTAATAAACCAAACTGGCAGCCGTCAAGTTAATGTCTTGCACAATGTCAAAATTCTACAGAATGTGCAAAATAGGCAGATTGTCCGCACTGTGGTTGTGCCACATCCAGTAGCCCTCCAGGGACTGAATACTCAAACAGGTCACCTAAAGCCCCAAGTTGTTTCTCTCAGCCAAGGAACTAGCACACCTACAACAACTGCAGGGGAAAGTGGAGTAATACAGCCCCAAGTTCCTGCTACTACTGTGAGAGCTAAGATACCCCCTTCTACTATTGTCCAGAAAGTGTTGGGTCGCAGTGGTGGGCTGGTTATTCGCACACTTAGACCTCAGACATCAACTCAAGCATCAGGTGATTCAGCCACATTTGAAGAAGGATTGGGGGCAAAATTACAGCAACAACAAGCTGTAGATGGAGACAAAATCACaggaaccaccaccacaactaatgTAACAGTTGCTCGTCTACCCCAAGATGAGGGTCTAGGGGAGCGTCTCAGTCACTATTTAAAAACTGCTCTCGTGAGTTCTACAAGCACCCAGAGTGTTGGAACTCAGACTCTGACCACAGCTGTAAAGCCTTCAGCAGGTCAGCTAGTTAATCAAGTTGCTATGAATCATTTGAGAAGTGGGGGAAGTGCAGCTCTTTCCTTAGCTGGAAGCATCCCTGGGATAAGTGGTACACCTAACACTATTTCAACAagcccaacaccaccacaacaggCTAAtattccctctctgcctctcactccAACTAATGCTGTCAGTTCAGAGACTCTGGAGCAGCTAAGAGAATTTGAGTCTGTTTTTGAGAAAGTATCAAATAAGTCTGGGAAAGAGGGAACTGACGGAGAAGCAAGTGTGGACAGTTACACAAGCACTCCTATGTCCTCAGAAGAATCAATGATAGCTGCTCAGCTCTTGAGCATGGCTAATGATAACCCTGCTGTCACTACATCTTCAAGTTATGTATACTCTGTTCCCACAACTGTTTATGATGCAAGTGGAACCAGATTAACAGAAGGAACTTATATAACCATTCCTAGTACCACTCAAGCAGGCACTCTCATTTTAGTTAATCATAGTGGCACTGGCACAGGCTTAGTTACTGTTGCCAGTGGTGTACAAAGTCAACAGCCACCACCTGCTGCTTCACCAGCTttgtcctctacctcctctcactcttccattGCTTCTTCACCATCATCTACTTCAAGCAAGAGTAAGAAACCACCTCCAAAGTCAAAAACAGTCCCTCCAACCACACCACCTGTGGTGGCCAAACCTAAGACGCCACCACCACCCAAAGCTCCAGCTCCAAAGCCAACTGTAGCCAAACCTCAAGTGGAGGAGAGTGATGAAACCAAAGCTCGTATTCAAGCCATCCTGGAGAAATACAAGCAGGATTTAGCTAATACACCACAGCCTCAACCAGCTCCAAGGAACAGGAAAAACTGTCCACCAccaaagaacgaaggaaaaacatCCACCAAGAAAAAGAGTCCAGTAAAGAAAGTAGAAGGGGGTGCAGGAAACAGCCCAGCGGTCTCTGAAGGCTCCATAGTTGGGTGTCCTTCCCCAAGTCCATCACCAGGTCCTGCAAATGATAACTCAATTGGTCCTTCAAGTAGTGCTTCAAGTGGACAACCAGTTCAGTACAGCTCTCAAGTTGTAGTTAGTCAAGGAAACTCAAATTCTGGGAATCACAGTGCccctgatgaaaaaataaagacagaaggtAGTCCTGAAGTTGTTGCAACTACTCCACAAATACTCCAAGGAGTCATGGTGTCAAATGTAAAAGTGGAGGGTAGTAATTTATCGAGTAATTCAACAAACCTTGCACAAGGCATTGCTGGTGGCAGATTTGTTCAACTTATTCGACACTGTGGAAAAGTGACGACAATCACAACACGGCAACCAATGAATAAAGCAAAAACAGCGAGCCAAGGCGGCCCTCCACCTAATGTCACAATACAGGGGCGCATTAGTATGAATGATCTCATGGAGAGTCACATTGCATCTCTTTTAACGGGAGGTAGTTCAGCCTTGACACAGTCACCATCTGTTGTTAGCAAGATTGTTCAGCAGCAGCAGCTTGCAGGCCATCAAGCAGTTCAACAAGTAGTGGTGCAAACATCAGGAGGCCAGCAAGTATTGCAGCAAGTAGCAGTTCAGCAGCTTCCTACCTCATCAGtcaagcagcaacaacaacaaaagccacAACCAAAAAGCAGTGTAATTCAACAACTTTGCATTGCCAATAGTGAAGAACTGTCTGGAGCAAGTTCTCAACTACGTCAAGCAGCAGTCAGCGTGGGATCCCTTCCAGCCACTCCCCCTAGTAATATAGTCACCACTGCAAACACTAATGTCATAAATACACCAGCTGTTTCTAAAGGCTCTACAAATTCTAATCCTTCACCATCTACAAGCACATCAAGCATCCCTTCACCATCCCAAACCCCCACTGGTGCAAACAGTAATGTTATCCATAATAGCACTGGTACCATTAGTGGTACAGTTAAACTTCCACTCTCTTCTATCCCAAGCTCTCCACTTACACCACAGACAAATGCTGGAACATCACCTCCAACACCACAACCTGTGTCAGCTTCTCCCCATGCTCCCTCCCCTGCTACAGAGCCATCTCCTACACCCTCATCTTTTcaaatgggagaggaaagcaaTAGCAGTGAACAGAGTGTGGGTGACGGTCTCGCTTGCCCACTGCCTCCTTTTCTAACCCTAAAATCATTTATAATGAGGAGTCCACAACAACCTTCACCACAGACTCAACAATTGCAGCAGCAGAAAATACAGCAGGAACAGAAAATATCTGATAAGTGTTTCTCTGGGACAGGAGTACAGCAAGCCTCAAACAGTACAGGACCTGTGCAAGAATCATCAACATCCACTCCTTCGATAATCCTTAATAAACCTCCCCAGAGAGGAAATCAGTCACATGTGCAGCTGCAAATTTCACAACCTCTTAGAAAACCAACCACAGTGATTCGCTCTAGTGGAGGAACTGCAGGAAGAAGATTAGTTATAGGAGCCTCAGATCCAAATGGAAGAACAGTTGGTCATGGCACAACAGCTTCCCCACTCTTGGTGAGTGGTGCAGGGGAAGTAGGCATTGCTTCATCACCCTTATCAGGCTCCAGTCATGAAGGATCACCTGCTAGCTCACACTCCCGCATACGCTTAGCAACAAGACCTCAAGACATGAGAAGCAACTCCATCGATTCCTTAAAAAGTGATCAAA GTGTTGAAGAAGTCCAGATTCCTCCAAGTCCAGCAACATTAACAAAACAAATACAGAGTGCTTACATGACTGAGGCAGCCCTGTCTCCCTCAGTGTCTCAGTCACAACATTCTGgatcctcctactcatcacccaGCACAACACATGACCTTCCATTCACAGAAGCTCCTCCTACCTCAGATGATTCCTATGGAGGTGGCCTGACTCAGCCTGGCCACTCCTCAGTCCCACCTGCTCCAGGCCTCTCAGTAACAGGTGTCTCTCCTGAAGGGGACACACAGATGGGAGCCTTGACCTCACCCTCTGGGGATGTTTACCTTCATCATTCAGGAACAGGTTTAGGCTTGGAGGGCCTTGAGGCAGGGACATTGCCACTTGTTTCAGGTATGGAAGTAAGGACACATTCACCAGCCTTGAGTGATTTAGTGTCTTCTGGACCTCTCCTTACCTGGTCCCCTCGATCTGCTGACTCCATGATGGCACAGTCTCCCTCCCTCAATGATGCTCTCACAGCGAACATTCCACTTGATGTAAATCACAGTGAGGATTCTCTATGTGACTCATCCACTGGCTTCCCTGGGCTCTTCTCAATTGAGGGAGATGGGGTCAGTGTATCTTCCAGCACAAGCGAAGATATTGGAAACACCACAGCGGGAGTTTCAAGTAATCAGCAGCATACTTTACAGCAAGATCTGGAATCACAGGAACAAGTGGAAGTGACAATAGACTTGCATCCCCGAGAGAGTGAACAAGACCATACCATAACTTCCACCAGGTCACCTACACAGTTGGAATTACCTATAGCCACCCTTCGTGGAATCACTACTCATGGCATCCAGTCATCAGGGAGCATTATAATAAGCCAGGGAGTTCAAGAGACACCTTGGAGATTTGATAACACTATTGTTACACAGGCTAAGAGTGTTATTAAATCTGAGCCTTCTAATGAACACCATAATGATAAGAGAGCAACAGATCATGAAGAAATTGCTGGTCCATCCAACAATATTCAAAGCAAACTAAGTGATGGATCCCCAGTATCATATCAAAAGAGCAAACAGAAAAGGGGGAACAGTGTTGAAGTGAAAGAGCAAGAGGTTGAGGATGTCAGAATTTTGGCTGAAGTTGTTGCCATGAAGGATCTAGAGAAGGGAAACAAATCTAATATACAAAGCAAAACTGATGGAAAAGTTGATACAGACACTAAGAAGTCTCAAGAAGGGAGCAGTAGAAAGCGTGGACAGCGTTCAACCTACTTGCCGGATAAAAGAAAGCTAAATGTAATAAGTGAAAATGAAGTAAAGACAGAAGAAATTCCAACAAAGAATGGacatgaagatgatgatgtacTTCCCaatataaaaataggtaacaGTAGTTGCGGTGTTGGTAGAAACAAGCGTAGAAGTTCACAGCGTGCTGTAGCAGCTTCTAGTAATGTAGTTTCTCCAGCTTCAGTGTGTCGAACTCGTACAAAACCTGTGAAAACTGAATCCAACATTAAACAGGAACAAGGACCTGGACTCTTAGATACTGAGATCAAAGATGAAAAAGTTATCAAATTAGCAAAGGTTATTAAGGAAAATAGTGATGGTGGAGTCggaagaacgagaggaggaaggaggcgcaCAGAAATGGACAGTATTGGGGAAGTAAAGCACTTGGAGAGTCACGATGAACAAAAAGTAAGTGGAGAGAGTCAGAGGGAAATTAAGCAaggtgatgacaacattgatatcAAGTTTAGTGAAGGGGAATGTGGTGAGGAGGTGCGGCGAGGTGGTAGGGGTGCTAGAGCTGGAAAGCGGGGTGACGGATGTGctttgggggaagaggaggtgcaaAATCATATAGATGATGAATCAGCAGTACCACGAGGAAACCGAGGACGCCACATCAGTGGTACCTCAGATACCAGCAGCAATTACAGCTTGGAGTGTGCTGTGACTCCAGCATTGCAGGACAACATCCCCAGCATCAGTGGAGGACGTAGACGAAGACGACACAGCAGAGAAAGTAGTGCCAGCAGTAGAGACGGCAGCCCACTCACCATACACTCTCATGATTTTCCCCCTGGTGGTGTTAACACCAGACGCTCATCCTCACGGGACCATGCCAAGAAAAAGAAGTGCTCATGCTGTGTGGGAGGAGAGCAAAAAAAGAGCAGCTCTGGCAGTGGGAGGAGAGTGTCTACTAGAGCTGCTAGAGGCTCTAACAGTGGTTCTTTGCAGTGA